One genomic window of Parabacteroides pacaensis includes the following:
- the miaB gene encoding tRNA (N6-isopentenyl adenosine(37)-C2)-methylthiotransferase MiaB — protein MSELKEEADLKSVTNIRGKEKKLFIETYGCQMNVADSEVVASIMEMDGYYLTDKIGEADAILINTCSVRENAEQKIYGRLQYFQSLKRKKKSLIIGVMGCMAERVKEDLINVHHADLVVGPDSYLDLPNLIGAVERGEKAINVVLSTHETYKDVLPLKMNGVHISGFVSIMRGCNNFCTYCIVPYTRGRERSRDIESILNEVRDMRDKGFKEVTLLGQNVNSYAFEKEGMLITFPLLLEKVAQEVPEMRIRFTTSHPKDMSDDTLRVVARYRNICNFIHLPAQSGSSRILKVMNRKYTREWYLDRIAAIKRIIPDCGISTDLFCGFHSETEEDYQQTLSLMREVGYDSAFLFKYSERPGTYASMHLPDNVPEEEKLRRLQGMIDLQNSLSEASNIKDIGKEFEVLVEGFSKRSKEQLFGRTQQNKVVIFDRGNFRIGQFIKVKITKVTSATLFGEPVKQEG, from the coding sequence ATGAGTGAATTAAAAGAAGAAGCAGACTTAAAATCTGTGACTAACATCAGAGGAAAAGAAAAAAAATTATTTATTGAAACCTATGGCTGCCAGATGAATGTGGCTGATAGTGAAGTAGTAGCTTCTATTATGGAAATGGATGGCTATTATTTAACTGATAAAATAGGGGAGGCAGATGCTATTTTAATTAATACTTGTTCGGTAAGGGAAAATGCCGAACAAAAGATTTATGGTAGATTACAATATTTTCAATCGTTGAAGCGAAAGAAAAAGTCGTTAATTATCGGCGTGATGGGTTGTATGGCAGAGCGTGTAAAAGAGGATTTAATTAATGTTCATCACGCCGACTTAGTAGTAGGACCTGATTCTTATCTGGATTTGCCCAATCTGATCGGGGCGGTAGAAAGAGGTGAGAAGGCAATAAATGTAGTGTTGTCTACACATGAAACCTATAAGGATGTGCTTCCTTTAAAAATGAATGGTGTGCATATTTCCGGTTTTGTTTCTATTATGCGTGGCTGTAATAATTTTTGTACGTATTGCATTGTTCCTTACACACGCGGACGGGAACGTAGCCGGGACATAGAAAGTATATTGAATGAAGTCAGGGATATGCGGGATAAAGGTTTTAAAGAAGTAACTTTATTGGGGCAGAATGTCAATTCGTATGCTTTTGAAAAAGAGGGTATGCTCATTACTTTTCCTTTACTGCTGGAAAAAGTGGCACAGGAAGTTCCGGAAATGCGTATTCGTTTTACTACTTCTCATCCGAAAGATATGAGTGATGATACCTTACGTGTAGTGGCACGCTATCGTAATATATGCAATTTCATTCATTTGCCGGCTCAATCGGGAAGTTCCCGTATATTGAAAGTAATGAACCGGAAATATACCAGGGAGTGGTATCTCGACCGCATTGCTGCCATCAAACGAATTATTCCCGATTGTGGTATCTCTACCGATCTTTTTTGTGGGTTTCATTCGGAAACAGAAGAAGATTACCAGCAAACTTTATCTTTAATGCGTGAAGTAGGGTATGACTCAGCCTTTCTGTTTAAATATTCGGAGCGTCCCGGTACCTATGCTTCTATGCATCTTCCGGATAATGTGCCTGAAGAAGAAAAGTTACGTCGTTTGCAAGGAATGATCGATTTACAAAACTCTTTATCCGAAGCAAGCAATATAAAAGATATAGGCAAAGAATTTGAAGTATTGGTAGAAGGTTTTTCCAAACGTTCAAAGGAACAGTTATTCGGACGTACCCAGCAAAATAAAGTAGTCATTTTTGACAGAGGAAATTTTCGTATCGGACAATTTATTAAAGTGAAGATCACAAAAGTTACTTCTGCTACTTTATTTGGAGAACCGGTGAAACAAGAAGGTTAA
- a CDS encoding cell division protein FtsX, with product MTESKKANSISFFNSRFTSIISIALVLFLLGLILLIGLLGQKLSVYVKENISFSIILKDNSKETDIKKMQKQLDARPYIKSTEYISKERAAKELEEELGENPETFLGFNPLQASIEVRLKSEYANSDSLRVIEKQIKSYTDVSELLYRKDMMQMVNDNLKRVGIILLTLAAILMIISFVLISNTIRLLIYSKRFLIHTMQLVGATSGFIRRPFIRYNVVSGILAAILAIFMLMGALYYIQNELSGFINLLDMDSLLVVFGAVLVMGILLSIVATYFAVNKYLQMSVDKLYHI from the coding sequence ATGACTGAAAGTAAAAAAGCTAATTCGATATCTTTTTTTAATTCCCGTTTTACCTCCATTATCAGTATCGCTTTGGTGCTCTTTCTGCTAGGATTGATACTTTTAATAGGCTTGTTGGGGCAAAAGTTATCGGTTTATGTCAAAGAAAATATATCCTTTTCCATCATTTTGAAAGATAACAGTAAAGAAACGGATATTAAAAAAATGCAGAAACAATTGGATGCGCGTCCTTATATCAAATCTACCGAATATATTTCAAAAGAACGGGCGGCAAAGGAGTTGGAAGAAGAATTGGGTGAAAATCCCGAAACATTTCTCGGTTTTAATCCTTTACAAGCTTCTATCGAAGTAAGATTAAAGTCAGAGTATGCGAATTCCGATAGTCTCCGTGTGATTGAAAAACAAATTAAATCCTACACAGATGTCAGCGAATTATTGTATCGTAAGGATATGATGCAGATGGTAAACGATAACCTGAAACGAGTAGGCATTATATTACTTACCCTTGCCGCTATTTTAATGATTATATCCTTTGTTTTGATCAGTAATACGATTCGTTTACTTATTTATTCAAAACGTTTCCTCATCCATACAATGCAATTGGTAGGAGCTACCTCCGGATTTATCAGGCGTCCGTTTATCCGTTATAATGTAGTAAGCGGTATATTGGCTGCCATTCTTGCTATATTTATGTTGATGGGGGCATTATATTATATTCAAAATGAATTAAGCGGATTTATAAATTTACTCGATATGGATTCTCTATTGGTTGTGTTTGGAGCTGTTTTGGTAATGGGGATTTTATTATCGATTGTAGCGACCTATTTTGCGGTAAATAAATATTTGCAGATGAGTGTAGATAAATTGTATCATATATAA
- a CDS encoding DUF3098 domain-containing protein produces MAKKDFAFGKENFIIIAVAILVIVIGFMLMSGGASKDGVSFNPEIFSTRRIVIAPIVTVVGFMIMIFGILKNSKNNKVKE; encoded by the coding sequence ATGGCTAAGAAAGATTTTGCTTTTGGGAAAGAGAATTTTATCATTATAGCAGTTGCGATTCTAGTGATTGTAATCGGATTCATGCTAATGTCGGGAGGAGCATCTAAAGACGGAGTTTCATTTAATCCTGAAATTTTTAGTACGCGCAGAATTGTGATCGCTCCTATAGTAACTGTAGTAGGATTTATGATAATGATATTCGGTATCTTGAAAAACAGTAAGAATAATAAAGTAAAAGAATAA
- a CDS encoding undecaprenyl-diphosphate phosphatase yields the protein MGWLEAVVLGIVQGLTEFLPVSSSGHLAIGSALFGINGDENLTFAIVVHTATVLSTIVVLWNEVSILFKGFFSFKWNEPTQMVAKILVSMIPVAIVGLFFKEQVEKLFGSGLLIVGCMLLVTAALLAFSYYAKPRPKAEISFKDAFIIGLAQACAVLPGLSRSGSTIATGLLLGDNKEQVAKFSFLMVIIPILGESFLSLMKGEFSPETSGISTVALIAGFLAAFISGTLACKWMINIVKKGKLIYFAYYCVVAGLFTIIYSLVK from the coding sequence ATGGGTTGGCTGGAAGCAGTTGTATTAGGAATTGTTCAAGGATTGACGGAATTTTTACCCGTAAGTAGTAGCGGGCATTTAGCTATAGGAAGTGCCTTATTCGGAATAAATGGAGATGAAAATCTGACTTTTGCCATAGTAGTACATACTGCTACAGTTTTAAGTACGATTGTCGTGTTATGGAATGAAGTGTCTATTTTATTCAAAGGCTTTTTCAGTTTTAAATGGAATGAACCGACTCAGATGGTCGCTAAAATTTTGGTATCGATGATTCCGGTAGCCATTGTCGGACTTTTTTTTAAAGAGCAAGTAGAAAAATTATTTGGTAGCGGGTTGTTAATTGTAGGTTGCATGTTATTGGTAACGGCAGCATTGCTTGCTTTTTCTTATTATGCAAAGCCTCGGCCTAAAGCAGAGATTTCTTTTAAAGACGCTTTTATTATTGGTTTGGCGCAAGCTTGTGCCGTATTGCCGGGATTATCGCGTTCCGGTTCTACCATTGCTACGGGTTTATTATTGGGTGACAATAAAGAGCAGGTTGCGAAATTTTCTTTTTTAATGGTTATTATTCCTATTTTAGGTGAATCTTTTTTGAGTCTGATGAAAGGGGAATTTTCTCCCGAAACTTCTGGGATTTCAACGGTTGCATTGATTGCCGGCTTTCTGGCAGCCTTTATTTCCGGAACTTTAGCTTGTAAATGGATGATTAACATTGTAAAGAAAGGTAAGTTGATTTATTTTGCCTATTACTGTGTAGTTGCCGGATTATTTACGATTATTTATTCGCTTGTAAAATAA
- the truB gene encoding tRNA pseudouridine(55) synthase TruB, with the protein MNFFAGEILYFNKPLHWTSFQLVNKFRYKLSRKLKVKKIKVGHAGTLDPLATGVLIICTGKATKRIEEFQYQTKEYVATLKLGETTSSFDLETEIDGCYPTSHINQELLNQVLPLFVGTIQQVPPVFSACKVDGKRAYEMARKGEEVELKSKTLVIDELELLECELPVIKIRVVCSKGTYIRALARDIGVALGSGAHLIGLERTRIGEVTLDKCMSPEEIDSFLDNVEIETEDENK; encoded by the coding sequence ATGAATTTTTTTGCAGGAGAGATTCTATATTTTAATAAACCCTTGCACTGGACTTCGTTCCAGTTGGTCAATAAATTCAGGTATAAGCTGTCGCGTAAGCTTAAAGTGAAAAAAATAAAAGTAGGACATGCCGGAACACTCGACCCTTTAGCGACAGGTGTTTTGATAATTTGTACGGGAAAAGCGACTAAACGGATTGAGGAGTTTCAATATCAAACAAAGGAATACGTAGCGACCCTTAAGTTGGGAGAGACGACTTCTTCTTTTGATCTGGAAACGGAAATCGATGGTTGTTATCCTACTAGCCATATCAATCAGGAATTGTTAAACCAGGTGTTACCCTTGTTTGTTGGAACAATACAACAAGTCCCTCCTGTTTTTTCTGCATGTAAGGTAGACGGAAAAAGGGCGTATGAGATGGCACGAAAAGGAGAAGAAGTGGAATTGAAATCGAAAACATTGGTAATTGATGAATTGGAGCTGTTGGAGTGTGAATTGCCAGTGATAAAAATACGGGTAGTGTGTAGTAAAGGCACTTATATCCGCGCTTTGGCTCGTGATATAGGTGTAGCATTAGGATCCGGAGCCCATTTAATCGGCTTGGAACGTACCCGCATCGGAGAAGTTACGCTGGATAAGTGTATGTCTCCTGAAGAAATTGATTCTTTTTTGGATAATGTCGAAATAGAAACAGAAGACGAAAATAAATAA
- the queA gene encoding tRNA preQ1(34) S-adenosylmethionine ribosyltransferase-isomerase QueA, producing MKLSKFKFNLTPEQIALHPAKNRDESRMMVLNRKTGEIEHKVFKDILNYFGPKDVFIFNNTKVFPARLYGNKEKTGARIEVFLLRELNEELRLWDVLVDPARKIRIGNKLYFGEDDSMVAEVIDNTTSRGRTLRFLYDGNHDEFKKALYALGETPLPKYINRSVEPEDEERYQNIFATEEGAVVAPAAGLHFSRELMKRLEIKDCEFAFLTLHSGLGNFREIDVEDLTKHKMDSEEMVVNADVVETVNRAKDTGHQICAVGTSVMRAIETAVSTDGHLKEFEGWTNKFIFPPYDFSVATSMITNLHMPLSTLLMMTASFGGYDLVMDAYQVALKEGYKFGAYGDAMLIIE from the coding sequence ATGAAGCTTTCTAAATTCAAATTTAATTTAACTCCAGAGCAGATTGCTTTGCATCCGGCTAAAAACAGAGACGAGTCCAGAATGATGGTTCTAAACCGAAAAACCGGAGAAATAGAACATAAGGTATTCAAAGACATTTTGAATTATTTTGGCCCTAAAGATGTTTTCATTTTTAATAATACGAAAGTTTTTCCTGCCCGTTTGTATGGAAATAAAGAAAAGACCGGAGCGAGAATCGAAGTGTTCCTTTTGCGTGAGCTGAATGAAGAACTTCGTTTATGGGATGTGTTGGTTGATCCGGCACGTAAAATACGTATCGGAAATAAATTATATTTTGGAGAGGATGATTCCATGGTTGCCGAAGTAATCGATAATACTACTTCTCGGGGTCGTACGTTACGTTTTTTGTATGATGGGAATCATGATGAATTTAAGAAAGCCTTATATGCGTTAGGTGAAACTCCGCTTCCCAAATATATCAATCGCTCTGTAGAACCGGAAGATGAAGAACGTTATCAAAATATTTTTGCTACGGAAGAAGGAGCAGTAGTAGCTCCGGCAGCCGGGTTGCATTTTAGCCGGGAACTAATGAAACGCCTGGAAATAAAAGACTGTGAATTTGCGTTTCTTACTTTACATTCAGGATTAGGTAATTTCCGGGAGATAGATGTGGAAGACCTGACTAAACATAAAATGGATTCGGAGGAAATGGTGGTAAATGCGGATGTAGTGGAGACAGTAAACCGTGCTAAAGATACCGGTCATCAAATTTGTGCTGTAGGAACATCCGTAATGCGGGCTATTGAAACAGCTGTAAGTACCGACGGACATTTGAAAGAATTTGAAGGATGGACGAATAAATTTATATTTCCACCCTACGATTTCAGTGTAGCAACCAGTATGATTACCAACTTGCACATGCCTCTTTCTACTTTATTGATGATGACTGCCTCTTTCGGCGGGTACGATTTGGTAATGGATGCTTATCAGGTAGCTTTGAAAGAAGGATATAAATTCGGGGCTTACGGGGATGCGATGCTAATAATTGAATAG
- the folK gene encoding 2-amino-4-hydroxy-6-hydroxymethyldihydropteridine diphosphokinase codes for MAVVYLSLGSNLGDTKKNITTAVALLAERVGVISALSSLYETAPWGFISKNSFLNCAIEMNTDFSPWELLHITQQVEREMGRTQKSDGEYHDRIIDIDILMYANEIIETPELTLPHPLMHRRTFVLDPLEEIAPDLFHPVLHKTIRTLYLEIHN; via the coding sequence ATGGCCGTAGTGTATTTAAGCTTAGGCTCCAATCTCGGGGATACTAAAAAAAATATAACTACAGCAGTAGCTTTGCTTGCTGAAAGGGTGGGGGTTATCTCTGCCCTTTCATCGTTATACGAAACAGCTCCATGGGGCTTTATTTCGAAAAATTCGTTTTTGAATTGTGCCATAGAAATGAATACAGATTTCTCACCTTGGGAATTGTTGCATATTACCCAACAGGTAGAACGGGAAATGGGACGTACTCAAAAAAGTGATGGAGAATATCATGATCGGATTATCGATATAGATATATTAATGTATGCCAATGAAATAATAGAAACACCAGAACTGACTTTACCACATCCGTTAATGCATCGGCGTACTTTCGTATTAGATCCATTAGAAGAAATTGCTCCGGATTTATTCCATCCGGTTTTGCATAAAACCATCCGAACACTTTATCTTGAAATTCATAATTAG
- a CDS encoding SusC/RagA family TonB-linked outer membrane protein, with product MRNLVLRSFIFVFFSLMLIENIEAKEKADILTSSNERTAGLPVVLQKTVPIKGIVTDESAEPMIGVNVVVEGTTIGTMTDKEGNFTLNVPSLPVKLKFSYIGYKEQIISLTSQKDLRIVLKEDSELLDEVQVIGYGTQKKYTVTGAVSSVGTKDILRSPVPNVAQALTGKVPGMVTIQYSGQPGADDPAIFIRGIGTLDAARAKPLIMVDGVERSFFRIDPNEIENVTVLKDASATAVFGVRGANGVILVTTKRGEEGKAQISVSTSASLQKPIRLMEYANSYEYALAYNEQFVNDNKDAPFSEKTLEAFRTHSDPLLYPDIDWTDMIMKPVSFQSQHNLNISGGTDRVRYFTSIGILTQDGLFRTLDLGYKSNFTYNRYNYRANIDIDVTKSTLLSVNLGGRLEDTNEPNYRWNLFTALNRVTPFGGAGIYEGKWIRTAAQNIGGWDDGALTNADMLSYFYGMGYNQKIYNEINLDLSLTQKLDVITKGLSVVVKGSYNSGYMHKKIRSTGRPYYTAHRDPETNELFFRKFGDDAPLGYEESSDRSRNWYLEASLKYNRKFGNHNVSGLVLYNQWRDQYPDPGRFAYPSIPRGYVGLVGRATYDYANRYMVDFNIGYNGSENFAPGHRYGIFPAFSGGWILTEEAFMKDVTFLNYLKIRGSYGIVGNDLMSTSARFFYLPDAYNPSGTNYNFGTNVSDNRLGATELQMGNPLVSWEKAAKQNYGIDFSFFQEHFSGSFDYFIEKRHDILTTRNTAPNFIAITMPVVNIGKVDNKGFELVLKWNHKVGDFKYWINTNISYSKNKVVYKDEVPHKFPWLYETGQSVGQPFGYIFDGFVTEQDLTAGNLPDHQVTLKPGDAKYKDLNNDKVINENDICPIGNPIYPRLTGGITLGLEYKGFDFSMLWAGSGKVSRFISEGLRMPFNGSTWGLMKYMIDDHWTPEKAETAKIPRFSSDSNINNYKKNSTLWLKDASYIRLKNIQVGYTLNGSWMKKIHLKNMRIYASGENLLTFDHLKIADPESTDDRRFEYPLQMIFNVGLNLNF from the coding sequence ATGAGAAACCTTGTATTACGAAGTTTTATATTTGTTTTTTTCAGTCTCATGCTAATAGAAAATATAGAGGCGAAAGAAAAAGCAGACATACTTACTTCTTCAAATGAACGAACAGCAGGTCTTCCTGTAGTGCTTCAAAAAACGGTTCCGATAAAAGGCATCGTAACTGATGAATCCGCCGAACCGATGATTGGTGTGAATGTGGTCGTGGAAGGAACAACCATTGGAACTATGACAGACAAAGAAGGTAACTTTACTTTAAATGTGCCGTCGTTGCCCGTTAAACTTAAATTCTCCTATATTGGATATAAAGAACAAATTATTTCTCTTACTAGTCAAAAAGACCTTCGTATTGTATTAAAGGAAGATTCTGAATTGCTTGATGAAGTGCAAGTTATCGGCTATGGTACCCAGAAAAAATATACGGTAACAGGTGCCGTTTCTTCCGTAGGAACGAAAGATATTTTAAGGTCGCCGGTTCCTAATGTGGCACAGGCCCTAACCGGAAAGGTTCCCGGTATGGTAACCATTCAATATTCGGGACAGCCGGGTGCAGACGATCCCGCTATCTTTATCCGGGGTATTGGGACATTAGATGCAGCACGAGCTAAACCCCTGATTATGGTAGATGGTGTAGAACGTTCGTTCTTCCGGATAGACCCGAACGAAATTGAAAATGTAACCGTATTAAAAGATGCTTCGGCAACAGCAGTGTTTGGAGTCAGGGGAGCTAATGGGGTGATTTTGGTAACCACAAAACGGGGAGAAGAAGGGAAAGCACAAATCTCGGTTTCTACCTCTGCCAGCTTGCAAAAACCTATCCGGCTGATGGAGTATGCCAATAGCTACGAATATGCTCTGGCGTACAATGAACAATTTGTAAATGATAATAAAGATGCGCCGTTTTCCGAAAAAACGCTAGAGGCGTTCCGTACCCATTCGGACCCGCTTCTTTATCCGGATATAGATTGGACAGACATGATTATGAAACCTGTCTCCTTTCAGTCACAACATAATTTGAATATATCCGGAGGTACAGACCGGGTGCGTTACTTCACATCTATAGGTATTTTAACCCAGGATGGTTTATTTCGCACCTTAGATTTAGGATACAAGTCTAATTTTACTTACAACCGTTATAATTACCGGGCAAATATCGATATTGACGTAACCAAATCTACGTTATTAAGCGTAAACCTTGGCGGACGTCTGGAAGATACCAATGAACCGAATTACAGATGGAATCTGTTTACAGCCCTTAATCGTGTAACACCATTTGGCGGGGCAGGAATTTATGAAGGAAAATGGATACGTACTGCAGCGCAGAATATCGGAGGATGGGATGATGGAGCCCTCACAAATGCAGATATGTTAAGTTACTTCTATGGAATGGGGTATAATCAAAAAATTTATAATGAAATCAATCTTGACCTTTCCCTGACCCAAAAATTGGATGTAATAACCAAAGGGTTATCAGTAGTAGTTAAAGGTTCTTATAACAGCGGTTATATGCATAAAAAAATACGTAGTACCGGAAGACCTTACTATACGGCTCATCGAGATCCGGAAACAAATGAACTTTTTTTTCGCAAATTCGGGGATGATGCTCCGCTGGGATATGAAGAGTCGAGCGACCGTTCACGTAATTGGTACCTGGAAGCAAGTCTGAAGTATAATCGTAAATTCGGAAATCATAATGTGAGTGGATTAGTCCTTTATAATCAGTGGCGCGATCAATATCCCGATCCCGGTAGATTTGCGTATCCAAGTATTCCGCGCGGATACGTAGGATTGGTGGGACGTGCTACTTATGACTATGCAAACCGTTATATGGTAGATTTTAACATCGGCTACAACGGTTCCGAAAATTTTGCGCCGGGACATAGATATGGTATATTCCCTGCATTTTCAGGAGGATGGATTCTGACGGAAGAAGCATTTATGAAAGATGTCACCTTTCTCAATTATTTAAAAATACGTGGTTCGTATGGGATTGTAGGAAACGATTTGATGAGTACGTCAGCCCGTTTTTTCTATCTACCGGATGCTTATAATCCTTCCGGGACAAATTATAATTTTGGAACGAATGTTTCTGATAATCGCCTGGGAGCAACCGAATTGCAAATGGGAAACCCGTTGGTATCGTGGGAAAAGGCTGCGAAACAGAATTATGGAATCGACTTTTCATTCTTTCAGGAACATTTTTCCGGTTCGTTCGATTATTTTATTGAAAAACGTCACGACATTCTTACCACCCGGAATACTGCTCCTAATTTCATTGCTATTACTATGCCGGTCGTAAATATAGGTAAAGTCGATAATAAAGGCTTCGAACTTGTATTGAAATGGAACCATAAGGTAGGCGATTTCAAATATTGGATTAACACAAACATTTCTTATTCTAAAAATAAAGTAGTTTATAAAGATGAAGTCCCGCATAAATTCCCATGGTTGTATGAGACCGGACAATCGGTAGGGCAACCTTTCGGATATATCTTCGATGGTTTTGTTACGGAACAAGACCTTACCGCGGGAAATTTGCCGGATCACCAAGTGACGCTGAAACCGGGAGATGCCAAATATAAAGATTTAAATAACGATAAGGTTATTAATGAAAATGATATATGTCCCATTGGAAATCCGATTTATCCCCGGTTGACGGGAGGTATCACCTTAGGTCTTGAATACAAAGGCTTTGATTTTAGTATGTTATGGGCCGGATCAGGTAAAGTTTCCCGCTTTATTAGTGAAGGATTGCGGATGCCCTTCAACGGAAGTACCTGGGGGTTGATGAAATATATGATAGATGATCACTGGACGCCGGAAAAAGCAGAAACAGCTAAAATACCCCGTTTCTCTTCCGACTCTAATATCAACAACTATAAGAAAAACTCAACACTTTGGCTGAAAGATGCTTCTTATATCCGCTTAAAAAACATCCAGGTAGGATATACATTGAATGGAAGCTGGATGAAAAAAATTCATTTGAAGAATATGCGTATTTACGCATCCGGTGAAAACTTACTGACGTTTGACCATCTGAAAATTGCCGATCCGGAATCGACAGACGACAGACGGTTTGAATATCCCCTGCAAATGATTTTTAATGTAGGTCTAAATCTTAATTTCTAA
- a CDS encoding RagB/SusD family nutrient uptake outer membrane protein — translation MIRSLFKHICFAAGLLCILSACQDLKFGDDFLEKAPANDVDIDVIYSNAEYARRALWSAYATIPYGLCQGDYAPWIRMGGADPLDCLTDLVYSNTWKSGDTGASIHYNGLYNADYENNGYSSKWPYYRIPFWKGIRRSWLFIENADRVPDMPESEKKRLKAEAKVIIALHYSDLLRNYGGVPLLDHAYTPNENLEKERGTVMETVDFIVNLLDEAAVDLPWSMTPSENAEWEGRMTKASAMALKARVLLFAASPLFNSPTPYMEGEASSKELVWTGGYKPELWQRALDAHKAFFDELNKNGGYGLVHKSDPRQAFRSGYLDRGTGETLISVHFGYTAPALWVWGWGYYEGAADFGTACGTQELVDHFPMVDGLPITESPMYDPKHPYKDRDPRLYETVVVNGDRYYGGVCEVYVGGKHYQDFTTYGAFMTGYRPRKFVLDGGQSPSYELPMEVQGKVVQWPYLRLPELYLGYAEAICQTGGDMNLAYECVNTVRSRVGVKGLKKGLDKDKFIDALLTERVCEFAYEDVRWYDIVRYKREDIFKVNPHRVLITKNEETGEFNYQHLPMREGGMLRQWAEPGKWSPKWYLSAFPSKEINKAYGLVQNPGWE, via the coding sequence ATGATACGTTCATTATTCAAACATATATGCTTTGCCGCAGGGTTACTGTGCATACTAAGTGCTTGTCAGGATTTGAAGTTCGGTGACGACTTTCTGGAAAAAGCTCCGGCAAATGATGTCGACATTGATGTGATTTATTCTAATGCCGAATATGCCCGCCGTGCTTTATGGAGTGCTTATGCAACTATACCTTATGGGCTTTGTCAGGGTGATTACGCTCCCTGGATCAGAATGGGAGGTGCCGATCCGTTAGATTGCCTGACTGATTTGGTGTATTCCAACACTTGGAAAAGTGGAGATACGGGGGCTTCCATTCATTATAATGGTTTATATAATGCGGATTATGAAAATAACGGCTATTCATCCAAATGGCCTTATTACAGAATACCCTTTTGGAAAGGCATTCGTCGTTCCTGGCTGTTTATTGAAAATGCAGACCGTGTACCTGATATGCCGGAAAGCGAAAAGAAACGCCTGAAAGCCGAGGCAAAAGTTATTATAGCCCTTCATTACAGTGATTTATTACGTAATTACGGAGGTGTGCCTCTTTTAGACCATGCTTATACTCCTAACGAAAATTTGGAGAAAGAACGAGGTACGGTAATGGAGACGGTAGATTTTATTGTTAATCTGTTAGATGAAGCGGCAGTAGACCTTCCCTGGTCTATGACCCCAAGTGAGAATGCCGAATGGGAAGGTCGTATGACCAAAGCATCTGCTATGGCTTTAAAAGCACGTGTTTTACTTTTTGCCGCCAGTCCCTTATTTAATAGTCCCACTCCTTACATGGAAGGAGAAGCATCCTCCAAAGAATTAGTTTGGACCGGAGGCTATAAACCGGAGTTATGGCAACGGGCTTTGGATGCACACAAAGCTTTTTTCGATGAATTAAATAAGAACGGAGGATACGGACTAGTACACAAATCCGATCCCCGCCAAGCTTTCCGTTCCGGTTATTTGGATCGTGGTACGGGGGAAACTCTGATTTCCGTTCATTTTGGTTATACGGCTCCGGCTTTATGGGTATGGGGCTGGGGATATTATGAAGGTGCTGCGGATTTCGGTACGGCTTGCGGGACCCAAGAGTTGGTAGATCATTTTCCCATGGTAGACGGCTTACCTATTACCGAAAGTCCGATGTATGACCCGAAGCACCCCTATAAAGATCGGGATCCGCGCCTGTATGAAACAGTGGTGGTAAACGGAGATAGATATTATGGGGGAGTATGCGAAGTATATGTCGGAGGAAAACATTACCAGGACTTTACTACCTATGGAGCTTTTATGACAGGCTATCGTCCGCGAAAATTTGTTTTAGACGGAGGACAAAGTCCGTCCTACGAATTACCGATGGAAGTTCAGGGGAAGGTAGTTCAGTGGCCTTATTTACGTCTGCCGGAATTATATTTGGGATATGCGGAAGCAATTTGTCAGACAGGAGGAGATATGAATCTTGCCTATGAATGTGTCAATACAGTCCGTAGTCGCGTGGGCGTAAAAGGATTAAAAAAAGGCTTGGATAAAGATAAATTTATCGATGCTCTTTTAACCGAGCGTGTTTGTGAGTTTGCATACGAAGATGTACGCTGGTATGATATAGTACGTTATAAACGAGAAGACATATTTAAGGTCAATCCTCATCGTGTTTTAATTACGAAAAATGAAGAAACAGGGGAGTTTAATTACCAACATCTTCCTATGAGAGAAGGAGGAATGCTTAGGCAATGGGCAGAACCCGGTAAGTGGTCACCGAAATGGTATCTCAGTGCATTTCCGAGTAAAGAAATAAACAAAGCCTATGGCTTGGTTCAAAATCCGGGATGGGAATAG